The DNA sequence GCTTGGACGTGATGGAGCCCGAGGCGTCCATGATCTGCCGCATGGTGGACTCCATTTTGCCAATGGCGTTCTGGCCGGTGCTGGCCAGCTCGGCCGTTTCCTCGGACACGTTGCTCACCTCGTTCATCGTCTTCACCAGCTCCTTGGAGGTGGCGGAGATCTCCTTGGAGGTGGCGCCGATCTCGGCCGTCGTGGCGGCGATTTCGTTGGCGGTGCTTTGCTGTTCCTTGGCCGTGGCGGCGATTTCCGTGGCGGTGCTGTTCACTTGAATGCCCGAGCGCTGCACCTGTCCGACCAGCACGGAGAGCTCATCGGCCAGCTTGTTGAGGCCGTTGCCCACCACGCCGAATTCATCCTGCCGTTGCAGGTCGATGCGCCGGGTGAAGTCGCCGCGCTGCATCTGTTCCAGCGCCCCGACGAGCACCTGCATCGGCGTGGTCACGCTGCGCGACTGAAATCGTGCCAGCACAAAGGCGGCGATGAGGAGCGCCAGGCCGATGCCGATCTGCCAGTTGATGTAATTATGCGACGTGCCCAGCGCTTCGCTGGCCGCGGTCTCGGCGTTGGCGCCGAGTTCAGCCAGCAGTTTGTCCTGCTGCTCCTGCAGGACCGGGAAATTTTTGGCGTAATACGCCGCGGCATTCGTCGGGTCGGTGGCGCAGAGGGCAAGCACCTGCCGGTTGAAGGGCGTGAGGTTCTGTTGGGCGAAGTCACGTGCGCGTTTCAGACCGGCCAGCACCGGCGGGTAAGGCTGATACGCCGCCTGCATTTGATCGAGGGTGGCATTCAGGGCGCGTTCCTGTTCGTGGGTGCGTTTGCCGTCCGTATCGAGATCCCGCTGCAACAGCGCTGCGCGGCTGACATCAACGAGCCCGCGCAGGCCGGCTGCCACCTGTTCCTCCACCCGGCCGAGCGCGGTGCTTTGTTCTTCCGCCCGGGCGGCGGCGCGCTCCATCCAGAGGGCGAAACCGCTGCCCAGCAGCAGCAGGAAAATCAGCAAACCGACCGCGAGGTTGAGTCTTTGCCAGATGGACAAGTTGTTCATGATCGTTTGGAAGCCATCTCCGAGTTGTCGGCCCAATCTGACGTTGCCAGCCCTTGAAAACAAGGAAGTTCTGGGGCCGAAAGACGGCCTTTACGGGGCGGGCACCGCGGACCGCGCCAGCGCCAGTTGCCGGAAATCCGCGCGCAGTTTCGAGCCGAAAACGGCAATTAAGACGATGTCCACCAGAAAGCCCACGCCGCAGACGACGGATGGCAGGACCAGCACGAACAGGATGGTGGCGCCCGCGGCGAGGTGCGGCTTGCGCATGGTCAGGGCCAGCCACATTCCGAGCCAGCCCATCGCAAAGAAGTCGAGCACGCCCTCGAGCATGTAAAACAAGCCCACCACCCCCATCACTCCCAATCCGGGGAGCACGCCATTCAGCGGATCGGCATGCCGCAGCAAAATGTAAAGCGCGGCCAGCAGCGAACTGCCCGCCGCGAGCAGGCACGGCGGCAGGAAAACCCGTTTCAGCATCGCCCATTGCGCCCGGACGAGGTCGGCCGAGCTGACGGGCGCGGCCAGCAACAGTTCAAAGGCGCCCGTCCGCCGGCTTTCGGCAAAGAACCGCGTCGCCTGCACCGCGAAAAGGAGCTTCACGGGGAAGAACAGCATCCGGCCGTAGATCGCCACGATCATCAGTGTTTCCCACGATTGCAGATAGCCTATCGCCACCATGCCCAATGCCCACAACCCGGCAATGACCCACGCCGCGCCGCGGGCGAAGAGCGATTCGCCGATCACCCAGCGCAGCGGCTCGCGACCCAGCAGTTCGCGGCGGCGTTGCACGCGCGTTCCCGCGGCGCGCAGGCCGAGTCGCTCCAGGAGATTGCTCCGGTGCGTGGCCTGCGGACGATCCTGCCACGCACGCGGCAGGCGCCAGCTCGCCAGGCCAATCATCAACCACGCAATGCCGTGCGACACGCCGAGCGCCTGCCAGAACGCGTGCGGTTGCCGCGCGTAACGGGCGGACATCGCGCCCCAGTAGGCGTCCGCCGGACTGAACCCATGCAGCCATGCGGTGACGGCCGTCCCGCCGATCTGGTTGACCACCCTCTGTGCCATGGGCAGCACCACGCAGAGAAATCCCAGGATCGTTCCGGCCAGCAGCATGGCGCGGCCCGCCTGGTGGCTCAACGTGGAGGCCAGCAGGCCGGTGGCGAGCGAAAAGAACAGCAGGTTCAGCAGCGCGAGACTGATGCGCCACAGTTCGCCGCCGGTCACGCCACCGAGCAGCAGGGGCAGGGCGGCCGCTGGAATGATGGCCAGCAGGCCGTAACCCAGGTGGATGAATTGCGAGGCCAGCTTGCCCAGCACCACATCGTAGCCCTGCAAATCGGTCAGGAACAGCAGGCCGAGCGTGCCTTCGCGTTTTTCCTCGCTGATGCAATCCGCGGTGACAAACACGCCGGCCAGCAGGCACAGGGTGAAGGCGTAGCCCGTCATGATGCTGAAGAATGCGGAGCCCTGGCTGGCGCCGCGGGAGAGGAACATCATGAACGGCAGCACCACGCCACTGATCAACATCGCCACCGCCGCGACCACGAGCCGGATGTAGCGGTTGGCGTTGCGCCGCGCGCCTTCGCGGAGCTCCCGTTCAACGATGGGCAGAAACG is a window from the Verrucomicrobiia bacterium genome containing:
- a CDS encoding methyl-accepting chemotaxis protein, giving the protein MNNLSIWQRLNLAVGLLIFLLLLGSGFALWMERAAARAEEQSTALGRVEEQVAAGLRGLVDVSRAALLQRDLDTDGKRTHEQERALNATLDQMQAAYQPYPPVLAGLKRARDFAQQNLTPFNRQVLALCATDPTNAAAYYAKNFPVLQEQQDKLLAELGANAETAASEALGTSHNYINWQIGIGLALLIAAFVLARFQSRSVTTPMQVLVGALEQMQRGDFTRRIDLQRQDEFGVVGNGLNKLADELSVLVGQVQRSGIQVNSTATEIAATAKEQQSTANEIAATTAEIGATSKEISATSKELVKTMNEVSNVSEETAELASTGQNAIGKMESTMRQIMDASGSITSKLAVLSEKTANINTVVTTITKVADQTNLLSLNAAIEAEKAGEYGLGFAVVAMEIRRLADQTAVATYDIEKMVKEMQSAVAAGVMGMDKFSEEVRRGVEEVRQVGTHLAQIIHQVQTLTPRFHTVNEGMHAQATGAQQISETLAQLNEAAQLTAESLRQSNLAIEQLNEAARGLQNAVARFKLKGTERSNG